A genomic region of Oncorhynchus mykiss isolate Arlee chromosome 16, USDA_OmykA_1.1, whole genome shotgun sequence contains the following coding sequences:
- the LOC110492209 gene encoding E3 ubiquitin/ISG15 ligase TRIM25-like, whose protein sequence is MPLSKPKELLEHELSCPICLQLYTDPVYLPCGHNYCLACIQKATDVSGGEKSLPQCPECREEYGGTETLQRNFKLCGIIEGYKAVAPADHLKREPLKVRCDHCLDLETLAIKTCLKCEVSLCARHLQHHTERGSFRTHDLVEPQTELGQRGCAIHGRLLEYFCASDMTSLCANCFIEGTHQNHDVLTFEAAEEEMRRALEIQSKAVANRLQLTETLLQRAAEDQGTSEAVGNKLLSKSVDLMDSMAGLVSRYKDRMSLLLEKERGRQRESWQSDLGLLEEQKQQLMEAHQRTTEALTETEKCLFINRFLLIEPQLREVVTGTVARVPNKVPLNPKRLQASLRMEDFRAEMARLLQSLHVLLNPLELTFNLSTAHTSLLLSNDLQTVKYSGTKQAYADNPERFSTAPQVLCSQGFTSGEHIWVVEVGDQSMWSVGLCYKSMPRKGDHSRLGHNPASWRLQWKNKKLTACHASSNVALAEMANQPLRVEVALDYEGGTLIFHSTKDRREHLHTFRAVFREAVYPAFSILSTREQSWITLQSGV, encoded by the coding sequence ATGCCTCTGTCTAAACCAAAGGAGCTGTTAGAACATGAGCTCAGCTGCCCTATCTGCCTGCAGCTCTACACGGATCCTGTGTATCTGCCCTGTGGCCATAACTACTGCCTGGCCTGCATTCAGAAGGCTACAGATGTCAGCGGTGGAGAGAAGAGCCTGCCTCAATGCCCTGAGTGCAGAGAAGAGTACGGCGGTACAGAGACACTGCAAAGGAACTTCAAGCTCTGCGGCATCATAGAAGGCTACAAGGCCGTTGCGCCAGCAGACCACCTGAAGAGAGAGCCGCTGAAGGTGCGCTGTGACCACTGCCTGGACTTAGAGACACTGGCCATCAAGACCTGCCTAAAGTGTGAGGTGTCCCTGTGTGCCAGGCACCTGCAGCACCACACTGAGAGAGGGTCCTTCAGGACCCATGACTTggtggagccccagactgagctGGGCCAGAGAGGTTGTGCCATCCACGGACGCCTGCTGGAGTACTTCTGCGCCAGCGACATGACCTCTCTCTGCGCCAACTGCTTCATTGAGGGCACCCACCAGAATCATGATGTCCTGACGTTCGAGGCAGCCGAGGAGGAAATGAGGCGGGCCCTGGAGATTCAGAGCAAGGCGGTGGCCAACAGGCTGCAGCTGACAGAGACCCTGCTACAGAGGGCTGCTGAGGACCAGGGCACCTCTGAGGCTGTGGGAAACAAGCTGCTGTCCAAGTCTGTGGATTTGATGGACAGCATGGCCGGCCTGGTGAGCAGGTACAAGGACAGGATGAGCCTGCTGCTGGAAAAGGAGAGAGGCCGTCAGAGGGAGAGCTGGCAGAGTGACCTGGGGCTTCTAGAAGAACAGAAGCAGCAGCTGATGGAGGCCCACCAGCGCACCACTGAGGccctcacagagacagagaagtgtCTGTTCATCAACAGGTTCCTGCTAATTGAGCCCCAGCTCAGGGAGGTCGTGACGGGTACCGTGGCCAGAGTGCCCAACAAGGTCCCTCTGAACCCCAAACGGCTCCAGGCCAGCCTGAGGATGGAGGACTTCAGGGCAGAGATGGCTCGGCTCCTCCAGTCTCTCCACGTCCTGCTAAACCCTCTGGAGCTGACCTTTAACCTCAGCACAGCCCACACCAGCCTGCTGCTCTCCAACGACCTGCAGACAGTCAAGTACAGCGGTACCAAGCAGGCCTACGCTGATAACCCAGAGAGGTTCAGTACCGCACCCCAGGTCCTGTGCTCCCAGGGCTTCACCAGTGGGGAGCACATCTGGGTGGTGGAGGTGGGCGACCAGAGCATGTGGTCAGTGGGATTGTGCTACAAGAGCATGCCCAGGAAGGGTGACCACAGCCGGCTGGGGCATAACCCGGCCTCCTGGCGTCTGCAGTGGAAGAACAAGAAGCTGACGGCGTGCCATGCCTCCTCAAACGTGGCGCTGGCGGAGATGGCCAATCAGCCACTGAGGGTGGAGGTGGCTCTGGACTATGAGGGGGGAACACTGATCTTCCACAGCACCAAGGACCGTCGGGAACATCTGCACACGTTCAGGGCTGTGTTCAGAGAGGCTGTGTATCCTGCGTTCAGCATCCTCTCCACCAGAGAACAGTCCTGGATCACGCTACAGAGTGGAGTGTAA
- the LOC110492208 gene encoding twist-related protein 2 — MREDPSSCGEYPEGGVVSSEEEPDCAPIKYPVVLVTPGAGGRKSVSRKDNISSPTEDNKSSTGGPPSLIPSGPKRPKKSPQPSLSPLPIPGQPLEDPQHQRVIANVRERQRTQSLNDAFASLRKIIPTLPSDKLSKIQILKLASRYIDFLYQVLQSDEMDAKLASCNYLAHERLSYAFSVWRMEGAWSMSATH, encoded by the coding sequence ATGAGAGAGGATCCGTCAAGCTGTGGTGAATACCCTGAGGGAGGGGTGGTGTCCAGCGAGGAGGAGCCAGACTGTGCTCCAATCAAATACCCTGTGGTGCTGGTAACACCAGGGGCCGGCGGGCGCAAGAGTGTCTCCAGGAAAGACAACATTTCATCGCCAACAGAGGACAACAAGTCATCGACAGGAGGGCCTCCCAGTCTGATCCCATCAGGACCCAAGAGGCCTAAGAAGAGTCCCCagccctccctgtctcctctccccatcccaggCCAGCCCCTGGAGGACCCTCAGCACCAACGGGTGATCGCCAATGTACGGGAGCGCCAAAGGACGCAGTCCCTGAACGACGCCTTTGCCTCGCTGCGTAAGATCATCCCCACGCTCCCCTCAGACAAGCTGAGCAAGATCCAGATCCTAAAGCTGGCCTCGCGTTACATTGACTTCCTCTACCAGGTCCTGCAGAGCGACGAGATGGATGCCAAGCTAGCCAGCTGTAACTACCTAGCCCACGAGAGACTCAGCTATGCATTCTCGgtgtggaggatggagggggccTGGTCCATGTCCGCTACCCACTAG